The following coding sequences lie in one Vibrio toranzoniae genomic window:
- the pfkB gene encoding 1-phosphofructokinase, with translation MSDKQIKAVTVTLNPALDLTGAIDALNVGSVSLVNKGSLHAAGKGVNVAKVLSELGAKVTVTGFLGRNNEEAFCQLFEQMGATDRFIRVDGATRINVKLVENSGQVSDINFPGVPVDADAIKAFEETLLELAETHDYFVIAGSLPQGVSPELCASWVQRLRDLGKKVLFDSSRDALKAGINAQPWLIKPNDEELSQLFNAELTTRDQCQHAGQALSEKGIDNIVVSLGAEGVMWLNQGEWLHAQPPRMQVVSTVGAGDTLVAGLCWGHMQQMPKPELIKFATALSALAVSQVGVGITSQQELDSVLQNIQLQSLSAPTSQLDISK, from the coding sequence ATGTCTGATAAACAAATCAAAGCCGTTACCGTAACGCTAAACCCGGCTCTCGACTTAACTGGCGCTATCGACGCACTAAATGTGGGTTCAGTGAGCCTAGTAAACAAAGGCTCTCTACATGCAGCGGGCAAAGGCGTTAACGTAGCAAAAGTGCTTTCAGAGCTTGGCGCTAAAGTGACCGTAACTGGTTTCCTTGGTCGCAATAACGAAGAAGCATTCTGCCAACTGTTTGAACAGATGGGCGCAACTGACCGCTTTATCCGTGTCGACGGTGCGACTCGCATCAACGTGAAATTAGTAGAGAACTCAGGTCAAGTGAGCGACATCAACTTCCCGGGTGTTCCTGTTGATGCTGACGCTATCAAAGCGTTTGAAGAAACCTTGTTAGAACTGGCTGAAACTCACGATTACTTCGTGATTGCAGGCAGCTTACCACAAGGCGTATCACCAGAGCTTTGCGCTTCTTGGGTACAACGCTTGCGTGACCTAGGTAAAAAGGTGTTGTTCGACAGCAGCCGTGACGCACTGAAAGCCGGTATCAATGCACAACCTTGGTTAATTAAGCCAAACGATGAAGAGCTTTCTCAGCTGTTCAATGCCGAACTGACAACACGTGACCAGTGCCAACACGCAGGCCAAGCCCTAAGTGAAAAAGGCATCGATAACATCGTGGTATCACTTGGTGCAGAAGGCGTGATGTGGCTTAACCAAGGTGAATGGCTACATGCTCAACCGCCGCGTATGCAAGTGGTAAGCACAGTAGGCGCAGGCGACACCTTGGTTGCTGGCCTATGTTGGGGTCACATGCAACAGATGCCAAAACCAGAACTTATTAAATTCGCAACCGCCCTATCTGCTCTAGCAGTTTCACAGGTAGGCGTGGGCATCACCAGCCAACAAGAGCTGGATTCAGTACTACAAAATATCCAATTACAGTCGCTTAGTGCTCCAACTAGCCAGTTAGACATAAGCAAATAG